The Gorilla gorilla gorilla isolate KB3781 chromosome 23, NHGRI_mGorGor1-v2.1_pri, whole genome shotgun sequence genomic interval aaaaaaaaaaggatgaaaatttTGGAAACATATGGAAGAAATCAAATGGATTTCTAGCTCAACTAAATCGTAATTATTCAGTGTCTAGTTTTTCCAAGAAACCACATATTTCATGTCCACAATCAGGGCCACAGTCCCAGCTCTCAAGTGTGGTTGTTTCCTAAGCAAATTGAAGAACACAGGCATAAAAGTTCATTAAATCAATAaacctttttctctctgtctctctctctctctttttttttttttttttttttgagacggaggttcgcactgtcacccaggctggagtgcagtggtgagatctcgggtcactgcaagctccgcctcccgagttcacgccattctcctgcctcagcctccggagtagctgggactacaggcgcccgccaccacgcccggctaattttttgtagttttagtagagacggggtttcgctatgttggccaggctggtctccaactcctgacatcgtgatccgcccgcttccgcctccacctcccaaagtgccaccgctcccggccttttttttaggacagagtctcggcccggcgcggtggctgacgcctttaatcccagcactttggtaggccgaagcaggctgatcacgaggtcaggagatcgagaccatcctggctaacacggtgaaaccccgtctctactaaaaaatacaaaaaattagccgggtgtggtggcgggcgcctgtagtccgagctactccagaggctgaggcaggagaatggcgtgaacccggtaggcggagcttgcggtgagccgagatcaggccactggaatccagcctgggcgacagagggagactgcgtctcaaaaaaaaaaaaaaaaaaaaaagagtctggctctgttgctcaggctggagtgcagtggcgcgatctcggcgcaTCACAATCCCTTCCCCGCccgcccccgggttcaagtgattctcctgtctcagccgccggagtagctgggactacaggcgcgtgccaccatgtctgactaaatttgtatttttactagagacggggtttcactatgttggccaggctggtctccaactcctgatctcgtgatccgtccgccccgacctcccaaagtgctaggattataggcataagccaccacgcccggcctcttttttttctttttcttttttttatctggagactgagttttgcacttgttgcccaggctggagtgcaatggtgcgatctcagctcactgcaatctccacctcagcAGGAGAGCAGGAATCTTCAGTGATCCACCGGCAGATCTGCAGCCATTGTGGGCACCTGTTCCTCCCGCGACCTTTGTGCCCGCCTCTCTCCTTCCAGTACCTATTGCATGACCCCCCACGTCCGCCTCCCGCCATTGCCAGCAAGTGCCTGGCGCGGGTACCTGGCTGCGCTTATTAATCCGTTAAGCTCGCTCTGTCACGGGCGCCATTATGTGCTCACGCGCCCGCTCCCTCAGGTTTAAAAGGCGCGCTGCCCGGCAACAGAAGAAACTGCTGGCTTAGCCTTTGGCCGAGTTGGCGGCTGGACGAGGACGCTCAGAGCCCAGCTCTCGAGAGTTCAAGCAACCGACGGTTCCCCACTGCTCCCAGGAGCGGTTACCTGGGCACTCTGTGCCCCTCCTTCCTGTTCGGGCCCAGGCCGAGGACCTGCCAGTAGGGCTCAGTTGCCTGGAGCCCGTTCAGCCCATCCCCCAGTTCACTTTGCTTGTGGGATCTCCCCGTTGCTCCTGCCCGTGGACTGAGTGGCAGGCCATCCTACAAGCACCCGGACACTTGACATCAGTGGTGTCAAGACAACTCTAAGAAGGTTTTCCGTGATCCCGCAAGCCCTGCGGTCCTTCCTGGGATCCTGCCTTCAATTTGATTGCACAGGTACCACAGCAAGCCAGTGCTGTGTGCTCCGAGTTCCAGGGCGTCCTCCAGCTCAGCCACTGCACTGAGAACATGGACTCTCTGTGGGGCCCAGGAGCCGGGAGTCACCCCTTTGGGGTCCACAACACCCGGCTGTCCCCAGACTTGTGTCCAGGGAAGATAGTGTTGAGGGCCCTCAAGGAGAGCGGGGCAGGGATGCCTGAGCAGGACAAGGACCCTAGAGTCCAAGAGAATCCTGGTGATCAGAGAAGGGTCCCCGAGGTCACCGGGGATGCATGGTCTGCATTTCGGCCCCTGCGGGACAATGGAGGCCTCTCTCCCTTTGTGCCCAGGCCCGGGCCTCTGCAGACAGACCTCCATGCCCAGAGGTCAGAAATCAGATCTAACCAGACATCCCAGACCTCCTGGACGAGCTCCTGCACCAACCGAAATGCCATCTCCAGCTCCTACAGCTCCACGGGAGGCTTGCCGGGGCTAAAGCGGAGGAGGGGGCCAGCCTCATCCCACTGCCAGCTGACCCTCAGTTCCTCAAAGACAGTGAGTGAGGACAGGCCTCAGGCTGTCTCTTCAGGTCACACCCAGTGTGAAAAGGGAGCAGATATAGCACCAGGGCAGACACTCACCCTCAGGAATGACTCCTCCACATCCGAGGCCTCTAGGCCCAGTACACACAAGTTTCCCCTGCTGCCACGCAGGCGAGGGGAGCCTTTGATGCTGCCACCTCCCTTAGAGCTGGGGTACCGGGTTCCTGTTGAAGACCTTGACCGGGAGAAGGAGGCGGCATTCCAGCGCATCAACAGTGCGCTGCAGGTTGAGGACCAGGCCATCTCGGACTGCAGACCCTCACGGCCTTCCCACACTTTGTCCTCACTTGCAACAGGGGCTTCTGGTCCGCCTGCGGTTTCTAAAGCACCCAGTATGGATGCACAGCAGGAGACACACAAGTCCCAAGACTGCCTGGGCCTACTGGCCCCCTTAGCATCTGCTGCAGGGGTCCCCTCTACAGCTCCCATGTCTGGGAAGAAGCACAGACCACCAGGCCCCCTGTTCTCCTCCTCAGATCCCCTTCCTGCCACCTCTTCCCATTCCCAGGACTCAGCCCAGGTCACCTCGCTGATTCCTGCCCCCTTCCCAGCTGCAAGCATGGATGCGGGCATGAGAAGAACAAGGCGTGGCACTTCTGCTCCTGCAGCTGCCGCAGCAGCCCCTCCCCCCTCCACATTGAACCCCACGTTGGGGTCACTACTGGAGTGGATGGAGGCCCTTCACATTTCTGGGCCTCAGCCACAGCTGCAGCAGGTGCCCAGAGGTCAGAACCAGAGATCCCAGACCTCCCGGACCAGCTCGTGCCCC includes:
- the LOC115931980 gene encoding putative POM121-like protein 1, whose product is MDSLWGPGAGSHPFGVHNTRLSPDLCPGKIVLRALKESGAGMPEQDKDPRVQENPGDQRRVPEVTGDAWSAFRPLRDNGGLSPFVPRPGPLQTDLHAQRSEIRSNQTSQTSWTSSCTNRNAISSSYSSTGGLPGLKRRRGPASSHCQLTLSSSKTVSEDRPQAVSSGHTQCEKGADIAPGQTLTLRNDSSTSEASRPSTHKFPLLPRRRGEPLMLPPPLELGYRVPVEDLDREKEAAFQRINSALQVEDQAISDCRPSRPSHTLSSLATGASGPPAVSKAPSMDAQQETHKSQDCLGLLAPLASAAGVPSTAPMSGKKHRPPGPLFSSSDPLPATSSHSQDSAQVTSLIPAPFPAASMDAGMRRTRRGTSAPAAAAAAPPPSTLNPTLGSLLEWMEALHISGPQPQLQQVPRGQNQRSQTSRTSSCPKRKAISSPYSSTGGLPELKRRRGPASSHCQLTLSSSNTRTEAEGAVSTPPPGERQRGCAVLESSGRE